In Theobroma cacao cultivar B97-61/B2 chromosome 7, Criollo_cocoa_genome_V2, whole genome shotgun sequence, the genomic window GAATCCTTAGCAGAATAAACTTATCAGAAAGGCtaaagaaagcaaaagaatGGCAACAAATCAAACTCATGACAGAAACAGTCATTAAACAACAGAAAGCACAAAATAGGTTTAAGAGTATCAAATACAATAAACCATGGAGGTAAGGAATGAAACCAAATAAAACAGCTCCTATACTAGATAGTATACTACATCAGCAAATACATAACCAACATGCCTCCAAGAGCAGTCATGCAACTGTCAGCTTGATGGTAGAATTCTGTGGCGGCGGCCCCAAAAATGAGTCCCAAGCACCCCCATCATGATCAGATACATCATCGCCATGAGGTGAAGGTGCAGGCTGAGGAGAGCTGATTGCAGGGTGCACCATCACCCGAACAACCAGTTTCTGACCAGCTTTGCAGTGACCACGCTCCCCACTGATGAAGTAGAAGAACCCGTATCGACCAAACTGGAAACCAGTGTTCCCATCTTCGAACTTAGAGATTGGATTAGACACACCGCACTTGGTGCAGCTTGTCTTGTTCACCACCAGCACTGAGTCATCGTTGTACATGAAATCTAATGAAACCTGTTCCTGGTAGCCCATTCATTGTATAGTAGGCATACGTAAAAGGCAAAGCAATTGGGAAAACGATGTCGTTTCCCCATATTTTGGGATTTTCCtcctataattataaataaaagttttaaattagtaaaattaatttgaacctttaatttaaatatttctttatttatatggtaaaataaattactaacattttttaatattataactcAACATTATGCATAATAGTATCATATGTGAAATTAAGCTTGTAtatcataaattaatttaaaattaaaaaaataatggatgaaaattttaatacattaattgacaaaataaatcaattattagcAACTAAACTTTGATCaaacacaaaaaataataataatataaaaactttaatcaaaatatgaagaaaaaaactGGGTCATTTTAAGTAAATACTATTTCTTTATTAACTTGaattaattctttcttttttacctTGCTTGAACCAAAAGCATGAAGGTGTTAGAGTTTGACATGTTTTGGAAGTTTGGGTTGAGTTTTGTCTCTAAtttgaaagttgaaacttTCTAAATTTTATTCGAAAATTGAAACTTCCTAAATGTTAGGAACTCTTATTACATAAGGATTGTTCAGATACCTATAGATACTTGTTAATGCTAGAACCTGAAAGCAGTGTGACATTGCAAAGTTAAAGAAAGAATCTTACAGTTTTATGATCAGTGTGATGGGTGAGAACCCTTTTTTCCGGAAGGATTGCGTCATGAAGAAGCAGAGCGTTGTGGAAGGAAAGAAGAGGGAGAGAGGGAAGGAGGATCCAGAAATCAATGCCGTGTTCGATGCTGTcaagaggaggaggaggaaggTCGAGAAAAGTTCTGAAGAAATCAGCCTGTTTGTTGAGAAGTACTGGCTGAGCTCACGGTCGTTCCTGAAGACGATGCACAACTCAACAGAGAAGGCCAACATGCCATCAACAAGCTCAAGAAGTTGCCATTTCTCACCGAGGTTTTGTCCAAGAAGAACTTTCAGCTTCAGTTCTTGGATCATGGGGTTCTTACTCTCTTGAAGAACTGGCTAGAGCCCCTTCCTGACGGCAGCCTGCCCAATGCCAATATCCGTGGAGCAGTTCTGAACATCCTGGCAGATTTTCCGATCGATTTAGAGCAACATTACCGACGAGAGCAGTTCAAGAGGAGCGGTCTTGGAAGGGCGATTATGTTCCTATCGAAATATGACGAGGAAACAGTTTCCATCAGAAGGGTCGCTAAGGATTTGATCGACAGATGGAGCCGAGTCATCTTCAACAGGAGTGCAAGGTACTCTGACCTGagaaatgatgatgatatcCATGTTCCCGTGATGAAAAAGCCTGTGACCAAACCTCCAATGGTGGAAGTAAAGGCTTGTGATTTGGACGTCAATGTCTCTAAGGAGCAGAAGCTAAGTTCTCGACCATCTTCTATGAGGCAACACGTTACAAGGCCCGAAACAGCTTCACTTGTTTATACAGTACGTCCCCAATCTAAGTACAACCCAGAGATAGCCAGAACTTCTGCTAGACAACAACGAGTACAAGGAGACTCTCGCCAAAGGATAGAGCAGAGGTTGAAGCAGTTGAAAGCATCCAGAAAGAAGCCGCTGCAAGCTGCAAAGCTTAGTGCTGAGGGTCGTCGTATGCTCCTAAGTGTGTGATGTGAAACAAGTTCATATATGTTCTATTAGCTCTTCTTGACAATTTTGCtgtcaaagaaattttctgtAAATTTTAGGTTGTTATGaatgaagttaaattttttaacatcATTGTCTTTGTCTTTGCGATTGTCATGAGCATCAGTTTCTAGCACCAAGCTTTCTAATCATCAACATGCTTTTCATGTGATATTTAGCAAGACTCATCATCTAAATTTCAGTTGATTGTCAAACCAAAGACATAAGCAGCATGTTGTAAATCATCCCGACTAAGATGATGATAACTCGATGAGTGTTCCCTTACAGTTGAATAAAATACCTTGCAATCCTAAGCTTTTTAGTATTGCTTTCCTCTTATCTGGTGTGTTATGAGATGCAAAGAATTGTTGTGCCTTGCATACCCCAAGCCAAGGAAAATGCTTCACATCAACAGTCTTGGTTGCATTTATGTTGTTGATTTCTACCTACAATCCCCCTTTACAGCATCAAGGAGGTTGAGGACTTGATGAGGAGGTAGAACCTCCTTCATATGCGGAATGCCTCCAACTAACTTGCCTATACTTAGCAGTTTTTCCTCATAACTGGCTGGTTGTGTCTCGGCCTAGCTACTAGGTCGAGGCCCTGAATCCAAAATGCAAAATTCCTGTCAAGATCAAGTATTTCTGGGGTTTTTCTGCACTGTGACAAATGCAGAACCAAGGCCATGAAAATTTGTCCGTGCTTCTTCCACTGATTGAGCTGAATTTAGTCTTTGTTGTATACTGCAAATCTTAAGGTAACTAGCCATGCATTCATCATGGACAATTAAAACGTATGGCACCTTGTATTCACCTTTTTGCTGATCTTCCtgtttcttctccttctttttcttcttgaacTCAAACTCCCTGTCTCCTGATGAGATGACCACTTAGACTAAGTCTGGTAATTGTTGTATGGTTACCTACTTATATAAATTAACCGAAAATGGCGTTCACGCTTGCTTTCAGAAGACTTCAAATCTGTCAGCCAGTATGGCTGAAAACACCAACCTTGCTCAAGAGTCTCTAAATAGGTTACTTCTTTTTCTGTTACATTCATGTAGATGCATATCAATGTTCCAATTGGGCCTCCCACAAGTCATGCTTCAGCACTGGTAAAATCTTTATGCTTCAGCACTGTGTACTTCCAGGgtgaattcaataaaatcgGGGTTGATTTGATAACGCTGTAAGCATGAGCTATTCACTGCAGTGGCTTAGTATCAAAAGAGAGAACTCTGTCATGTAGTGAGCTTTTCACATAGACCATCAAGGGTTGCTGTAACTGTACTCATTTCGTCACAAAGCCCGAACAAGACGAGCTGCAAATGCTCCATCTAGCAAATGTTTCACTGGATTAGAGAGATAGTGACGCCGGGGCGTTGTAAAGGCACCTAGGCGTTATGAAAAACACCAATCGTGGCGAGgttgaaaaccccactaaggtgaatcacCAATCTTGGCAAGGTTGaaaaaccccactaaggtgaaaaatagccaaaatctcactttggttggctaggccaaagatattaaaacctcttactctttaaaagagcctagagaaataagcactccttcttaagaaaatattatttattaactctcaATTCTGAATGTCTCATAACTAACCCTAAGGAtcctatttatagtattataggcCCAAACCCTAATCAAACTCTACTTTATATTGTCTAatacaatcaaaataattaataagagatttaaataaaataggttttctattcctaaatagaacatgactatcataatcaaatactaattcttaaaagtattaaaataaaataagaaaagaatcctaatttaaatagaataaagaaaataaatcctaaatcaactaaattagcaaaaactaaatttaataaaatacaatCCTTGACGCTCCTGCGTCATTCTCCTCGAGTCAGAAAAACTCGACTCTGACGAGTAGGCCTGGACATATTCCATGTTGATGTCTGGATCCATATGTTGTCATAGTCCATACCAACCATTTGATCAATTCATCCATTGTTTTGAAAGTTATTTTCCATTCATCTCCAAGTCGTATTCGAATTTGTTGATCTCTTTTCTTCAAATCCATCTTCAAAAACACTTTAGAGCCAATGAACATGTCATCCAATCTAGGGATAGGAAAATCATACTTAACTGTAATCTTGTTAACGGCACGGTTGTCCACAAAGCTTCTCGATAAGTTTCCCGAACTTTGGTTGATCAATTTTGTTTGACCATCATTAGATAAGGATGAAGACACTTTATTCTCCTTAGAGACTAATAAGAGACATAAATGGTTTGACTCACAGTAAGCTTTGTTTAAGCCAAACACAGTGATGAGTGCTTTATCTTcctcttgtctctttggtcgGTCTTCTGGTTTTAATGGagtcaacataatttttaCTCTATCCTTAATGAAGGAATAAGTATTTTTTATCCATCATGGTGAGCTCGACGATCATATTGCTATGGGCGTCCTAACAACAAGTGGCATGCATCCATTGGAATAACATCACACCAAACTTCGTCTTCATACTTATTTCCAATAGAGAATTAAACACAACAGCGCTTTGTTACCTTAactttgtttccttttctcaGCCATTGTAGTTTGTAAGGATGAGGATGTACTTCAATTTGAAGTTTCAACTTTTCCACCATGTAGTTAGCAATAACATTTTCACAGTTTCCACTATCAATAATGACATTACAAACCTTCCCTTGGGATGTGCACCTTGTATAGAATATGTTGTGACGAAGCCAACTTTCATATTTAGTCATCATGGCAGTGTTAAGGTCACGACGAACAATAAGAGCTTCTCCATGGTTAGCAGAAACTTCTTTTATCTCTTCGTCATCATACTCATCATAGACTGGTTCTAATTTTTCCCAATTCGCataatcttcttcttctactaAGGAAATAATTCTTCGATTCGGACAATCAGAAGCAATATGCCCAAATCCTTGGCATTTGAAGCACTTTTTGTTGACATTAGAAGCACGAGTAGAAGTAGTTTCTTTATCATTATTGTTTGAAGTTTTGGAAGAGTTTACCTTTGGAGGCGGAATGGGTACTGAACTCTGACTTTCATCGTTTGAGATAGATTCTTGTTGTCTAGATGAACTCATTGACCTTTTTCGTGATCGTTGTTTTTCAACCTTTAATGCTAATCTGATGACATCATTTAGGTTCCAATATGGTTGTAGTTGAACAACATCTGCAATTTCAACATTGAGACCCCCAAGATAACGAGTTACAATTTGTTCTTCAGGCTCATGGACATCGCACTTCATGTGAAGTTGCTCGAACTCCATTGTATATTCTTCCACCGTCATTGTTTTTTGCCTCAAgttatgaaatttgaaaaaaatttcttgtcGATAATGCTCAGGAAGGAATTTACGCTTGAGTTCTTGACGCATCTTATCCCATGTTCTGATCTTGTTGCGACCTTCTCTTTCTGGTTATTATTTGAGATTTTTCCCACCAAATAATGGTGtgcttcttcaatttaattgccACAAGCTTCACACGTTTTTTATCGGGAATATCTTTGAGCTCAAAAACTCTTTCTACTGTGTAGAGCCAGTCAAGGAAGTTATCAGGATGAAGTCTTCCTTCAAACTCAGGAATGTCGACTTTGATTCCCAAATCTCTGGTAGCAGCAGTTCTCAAGCGACGAATAGGTACTTCTTCATCAGAGGacaaattttgatgaaacggGTTGGGGTCATTCTCTTCATCACTAGAGTTGCTATTGTTTATTTGAGCATCACGTCTTGCGAGTTGCTCTTGTAATTCTTGAATTTGCTGACGTAGTTCTGCAATCTCAATCTCGTGATCATCTCTTTGACGATTTTGACGTCTTGGCggcattttatttttttatggtgatgtagaaagaaaaaagatgatgatataactataaagaaataaaattaccCGTACAGGGAGTATCGAAACTTGACAGCGAATCTGAACTTATGCAGCGAATAATAATCCTCCCGCTCTGATACCAAACTGACTCCGGGGCGTTGTAAAGGCACCTAGGCGTTATGAAAAACACCAATCGTGGCAAGgttgaaaaccccactaaggtgaatcacCAATCTTGGCAAGGTTGaaaaaccccactaaggtgaaaaatagcCAAAATCCCACTTTGGTTGGCTAGGCCAAAGATACTAAAATCTCTTACTCTTTTGAAAGAGCCTAGAGAAATAAGCACtcatgcttaagaaaatattatttattaactttCAACTTGAATGTCTCATAACTAAGTCTAAAGGTCCTATTTATAGTATCATAAGCTCATATCTTAATAAAACTCTACTCCTAGTTATCtaatacaattagaataattaataagagatttaaataaaataggtgttctattcctaaatagaacatgactatcctaatcaaatactaattcttaaaagtattaaaataaaaataagaaaaaaatcctaatttaaataaaataaagaaaataaatcctgaatcaactaaattagcaaaaactaaatttaataaaatacaatCCTTGATGCTCCTGCGTCAGATAGAAGCCTTGTTTTGTAACGAAATCAGATGGCACATATCTATCAACAGGATCTATTCTGAATTCCTGAAAAAGGAAAGCTAAGAAAATAATCAgttgataaataaaattctagCACAGAAGTTGAGGAAAAAGCCATTGTTCTTAAAGGATGCCTGCCAAGAAAAGCATCCACCCTGTCTTCATTCTCTTCAGGATCAATGGAGTAGGTACTGTCTGTTAACACTCTTCCAGGGCTCACCAGTCTATAAATGCAGAACAAATGTTGTAAGTGTGATGTTAAACAAGTTTATATATGTTCTATACTTCTATTAGACCTTCTTGACAGTTTTAGCTGTCAAAGAACTTTTCTGTAAACTTTAAGTTGTTATCAATGAAGTTAATGCAAGACTCATCAACAAAATTTCAGTTCATTGCCAAATCAAAACCTTAAGCAGCTTGCAGGTTCTAGTTTCTCCAAAAAGCACTCGGAAAATGAAATGGAACTAATGTTGAATGAAAAACAACAAACGTATAATGAGTGACAAAGATTATGAATTGCAGCATTGAGAAGCCATGCTAATGCCTACTATCATTCTTGTCGAactcttaattttaatgaaaaatttcatctCCACGAAAACAATTGGTATTTCTCGTCAACTTGATATATGTTACGATTAAAGGGTATATGTTACGGTTATATGATAAACGATTGAGTATATGATAGATTACATCAAACATTAATTGTCACAATGAATTTATAAGATATACATTAAactatagtttttttttaataataacaaaaataaagaattttttgaGGTGAAGGGTAATAATTCAAGgttttttaagtatttaaaatgaaattaatttatttaaaagttGGTTTTTGTTTATAGTTTTTAACTAAAACGTTCAATACGACACCGTTTGGGTAATCCTGACAACTTCGTGGGAAATCTCGTCTTGTCAGCCTTAAAAGCATCGAAACCATAGAAATCAGAGAAGTGAGCGAGCCACCGAGTTGAGTTCACCTTCAAACTTCCCACCCACTCACTTGTTTACTGTCGCATCCTCTCGTTAAATTGCCGGCGACCCGGTAACCTCGGTGACTCAGTGAATCTGACCAGTAGAGaagggaaaacaaaaaatggtgGCCGAGTTGAAGTACGAGATCTCACAGAACGCTTACATAAAGTTGGTTCTACAAGCGCTGAAGC contains:
- the LOC18593245 gene encoding early nodulin-like protein 1, with the translated sequence MGYQEQVSLDFMYNDDSVLVVNKTSCTKCGVSNPISKFEDGNTGFQFGRYGFFYFISGERGHCKAGQKLVVRVMVHPAISSPQPAPSPHGDDVSDHDGGAWDSFLGPPPQNSTIKLTVA